One window from the genome of Pyrobaculum ferrireducens encodes:
- a CDS encoding glycoside hydrolase family 15 protein, which produces MRSALLSNGRLAVLLDGSFYIADLYYPHVGRYNHSFGGRFKTGLWHNGKFTWLESIPKRIEMEGLTARMRLWWDGLEVEFFDFVDFNLDVYIRRVSIKGEGYVRVIFYHDFRIMEAPQANTAFYHPEADAVVHYKDRFWFLAGASHPIYEYNVGRRDFGTVLRDCEDGTLEKTPIAQGSVDSAISIAYPNFYYWIAAGQSLSDVLKIHKAVKANPTYYEKRSVGYWKAVTTPYDDRLEAQSIAVLLGHISENGGVVASLDSDILKFNLDTYAYVWPRDASIVAMALDEYGFHAVTRRSFEFMLRHVGPEGYLFQKYNVDGTWGSTWHPWTAAGKNSLNIQEDETAIFIYALWRHIEKVKDFDLLKKAYPAIKAAADFMANFRDRELGLPLQSFDLWEERLGVHLYTTAAVYAALKAAGKLAMMLGEEEDASTWLAAAHTVKEAVSRYMFDEKLGRFVRSIKIEDGKVVEVDRVVDASMIGVALFEMFEPSDPRVVNTVKTIEERLWVPKVGGLARYEGDIYQRVPGDYSQIPGNPWIITTLWLAEYYAMLGNIAKATSLVKWVEAVSPPNYLLPEQLNPFDGSPVSVQPLAWSHAEYLLAKSLLKKAEARKQ; this is translated from the coding sequence CAGCTTCGGCGGGCGTTTCAAAACTGGGCTTTGGCACAACGGCAAGTTCACCTGGCTGGAGTCAATTCCCAAGAGGATAGAGATGGAGGGCCTCACCGCGAGGATGAGGCTGTGGTGGGACGGGCTAGAGGTGGAGTTTTTCGACTTCGTCGACTTTAATCTCGATGTGTACATAAGGAGGGTAAGCATCAAGGGCGAGGGCTACGTGAGGGTTATCTTCTACCACGATTTTAGAATAATGGAGGCCCCCCAGGCGAACACCGCCTTCTACCACCCCGAGGCAGACGCCGTGGTGCACTACAAAGACCGGTTCTGGTTCCTAGCGGGGGCCAGCCACCCCATATACGAGTACAACGTGGGAAGGAGGGACTTCGGCACCGTGCTGAGAGACTGCGAAGACGGGACTCTGGAAAAGACGCCCATAGCACAGGGCTCGGTGGACTCGGCAATTTCCATAGCCTACCCCAACTTCTACTACTGGATAGCCGCCGGCCAGAGCCTAAGCGACGTCTTGAAAATACACAAAGCAGTCAAGGCCAACCCAACCTACTACGAGAAGAGAAGCGTTGGGTATTGGAAAGCGGTGACGACGCCGTATGACGATAGGCTGGAGGCCCAGTCTATAGCAGTGTTGCTGGGACACATCAGCGAAAACGGGGGCGTCGTCGCCTCCCTCGACTCCGACATCTTGAAATTTAACCTAGATACCTACGCCTACGTGTGGCCCCGCGACGCGTCTATAGTAGCCATGGCTCTTGACGAATACGGCTTCCACGCCGTGACGAGGAGAAGTTTTGAATTTATGCTCAGGCATGTGGGGCCCGAGGGCTACCTCTTCCAGAAGTACAACGTAGACGGGACGTGGGGCTCCACTTGGCACCCGTGGACGGCGGCGGGTAAAAACTCTCTAAATATACAGGAGGACGAGACAGCTATATTTATTTACGCCCTGTGGAGACATATCGAGAAGGTAAAAGACTTCGACCTCTTGAAAAAGGCGTACCCAGCTATCAAAGCCGCCGCCGACTTCATGGCTAATTTCCGAGACAGAGAGCTGGGGCTACCTCTCCAGAGTTTTGACCTCTGGGAGGAGAGACTTGGGGTCCACCTCTACACCACGGCCGCGGTATACGCCGCGCTGAAGGCCGCCGGTAAGCTGGCTATGATGCTCGGCGAGGAGGAGGACGCCTCCACCTGGCTAGCCGCGGCGCACACAGTAAAAGAAGCCGTCTCTAGGTACATGTTCGACGAGAAGCTGGGGAGGTTTGTCAGAAGCATCAAAATTGAGGATGGCAAGGTGGTGGAGGTGGACAGGGTAGTGGACGCCAGTATGATAGGCGTGGCTCTCTTCGAGATGTTCGAGCCCAGCGACCCCCGCGTGGTGAATACAGTAAAGACAATTGAGGAGAGGCTCTGGGTGCCGAAGGTAGGAGGCCTGGCGAGGTACGAGGGCGACATCTACCAGAGAGTGCCGGGGGACTACAGCCAAATTCCGGGAAACCCCTGGATAATAACAACGCTGTGGCTAGCTGAGTACTACGCAATGCTTGGAAACATAGCGAAGGCCACCTCGTTAGTCAAGTGGGTGGAGGCCGTATCGCCGCCCAACTACCTACTGCCAGAACAACTAAACCCCTTCGACGGTAGCCCGGTGTCCGTCCAGCCCCTTGCGTGGA